GATGCCACCGATGCCACCGATGCCACCGATGCCACCGCTCGCTCCGCAGTCGCTGTCTCGCCGCGAACGGCCGCGCTCGCGCGAATCTATCGCGCGATGACGGGCTGGCCTGAACTCGTCGGGGGCGAAGGACGTTTCTGTACCGCCTTGATGCAGGCCTTCAATGGTGGCCTTGTCGGGAAAGTCGGCGCTGAGGCGAGCTACGCGATCGGTGTCCGCGCTTCGGATCAGACTGCGAAGCTCGGCTCCCGCGGCGCACTCGGCATAGCGGTGAAGGTCGAGGACGGCAACCCGACGGTCCTGTACGCGATCGTCGCCGAACTGCTCGCGCAACTGGACATCGGAACAGCGGAGCAGCGCGCGCGGCTCGAAGCGTACCGCTCGCCACGGATGCTCAACACGATGGGCATTGAAACCGGACACCTGTCCTGTTCGCTCACGCTCGAGCCGCAGCGTCAATAAAGACGGGGCGCCGACCCGTTCCTTCCCGGGCCGGCGGGACGACGCAGCCTGCATCTATTCGAACCTGAAGCTGCGCGCTGCCTCTCCGAGATAGTCGGCAAAGCGCCCGACGATCGGCTCGACTTCGCCGGCGCGACGCAGCAGCAATACCTGCGATTCGAGCGCATTGTGCGCAAGCGGCCGGTAGCACACCCGCTCGTTGCCGGCCTGCCGCAGCGTGTACGGCACGAGCGCCACGCCCATGCCGAATTCGACCATCGCGGGCGCGCCTTACCTTTCTCCCACCATTCAGGCCTTCAGGGTCGAACCTGAGGCCTCTTCCCGCGACTGCACCTGAAGCACCGCATCGCGCTTGTCCAGCAGGTGCTGCCGAAGGATGGCGCTGAGGCGCTTGCCGTCACGATCGTCGAGCGCTTTCAGCATCTCGTCGTGATCATGAATCGCGCGGTCCCACTTCGGGATCTGGAAGTTCGAACGGAAGCGCAGCGCCTGCAGGCGCCGGTTCACCGCGACATACATCTGCCGCAGTACCGAATTGCGTGCCGCCTCGTTGATCTTGTCGTGTATCGCCTGATTGCGGCTGTAGTAGCCCGCGAGGTCGTTCTGCGCGCGGCAGGCGAGCATCGCGTAATGCAGCGCCTTGATCTCCGCGATCTCCGCAGGCGTGATCCGCTCGCACGCAAGTTCGCCTGAAAACGCCTCCAGCCCGCTCATCAGTTCGAAGGTCTCGCGCAACTCCGCTTCGGACATCTTCGATACCGACGCTCCGCGGTTCGGCCAGATATCGATGAGGCCTTCAGCCGCGAGCACCTTCAGCGCTTCGCGCAGCGGCGTACGCGAGATGCCGAGCGTCTCGCACAGTTCGCGTTCATTGAGCTTCTTGCCCGGTTCGAGCACGCCTTCGACGATGAACCGCCGGATGTGGTCGACCACCGTGTCGTGAAGGCGCTGACGCTCCACCTTCGGCATGAGCGGCGCGAGGCTATTGCCGGATTCAAGGTCCGAATTTTGCATACAAAAATCCGCGAAAAGAGTTCGAGCGCATTTTACCGCAGGTGAGTTGAC
The DNA window shown above is from Paraburkholderia sp. BL10I2N1 and carries:
- a CDS encoding GntR family transcriptional regulator, whose product is MQNSDLESGNSLAPLMPKVERQRLHDTVVDHIRRFIVEGVLEPGKKLNERELCETLGISRTPLREALKVLAAEGLIDIWPNRGASVSKMSEAELRETFELMSGLEAFSGELACERITPAEIAEIKALHYAMLACRAQNDLAGYYSRNQAIHDKINEAARNSVLRQMYVAVNRRLQALRFRSNFQIPKWDRAIHDHDEMLKALDDRDGKRLSAILRQHLLDKRDAVLQVQSREEASGSTLKA